A part of Xenopus tropicalis strain Nigerian chromosome 4, UCB_Xtro_10.0, whole genome shotgun sequence genomic DNA contains:
- the LOC100486992 gene encoding uncharacterized protein LOC100486992, producing the protein MSTNTAAVAIIGGGISGLVCAARLSQLGLTNSVVFDTGKNGPGGRCSSRIISIAGKEYVFDHTVQFFTVSDPRFAKIVSFLHSKKAVKVWTGKIVQLKKGAEPVEVKNIQPFIGTSGMQTVPRCLSSLVHVKGNTWVSNVHWDSVVKKWKVDDHGWFDYLVVAHNGKCADRLMADCGVPKIHDLLKVKFGPVLLPKTSVMQLCSLWVLLVAFPCKLGLFFDGAFVEHSDISWLGNNTSKYSAEDCTECWTVLSTKNFGAVHKVPQEHIPPSKEKEVTHLLLNGFADVTGWNRKNITPCFTRVQLWGAANPLNVLQGEGCVFQASHNIGICGDWLVSPCVEGAALSGLNLAEVISKHFKGERKDVGLTIPLVPKESKAIGAFPTNKSLLFKPAV; encoded by the coding sequence ATGAGCACAAACACTGCAGCAGTGGCAATCATTGGGGGAGGAATCTCCGGTTTAGTATGTGCTGCAAGGCTGTCCCAGCTGGGTCTGACCAACTCTGTTGTGTTCGACACTGGAAAGAATGGCCCAGGAGGCCGGTGCAGCAGCAGGATCATCAGCATTGCTGGTAAAGAATATGTATTTGACCACACTGTCCAGTTCTTTACAGTGAGTGATCCTAGATTTGCCAAGATTGTCTCCTTTTTACATTCCAAGAAGGCGGTAAAAGTCTGGACTGGGAAAATTGTTCAGCTTAAAAAAGGAGCAGAGCCAGTAGAAGTCAAGAACATACAGCCTTTTATTGGAACAAGTGGAATGCAGACGGTCCCCAGGTGTCTCTCAAGTCTTGTGCATGTAAAAGGAAATACATGGGTCAGCAATGTCCATTGGGATTCTGTTGTCAAAAAGTGGAAGGTTGATGACCATGGCTGGTTTGATTATCTGGTAGTTGCTCACAATGGAAAGTGTGCTGACAGGCTCATGGCTGACTGTGGGGTGCCAAAAATTCATGATCTGTTAAAGGTTAAATTTGGCCCAGTGCTGTTACCCAAAACCAGTGTCATGCAGCTTTGCTCACTATGGGTGTTGCTTGTAGCATTTCCCTGTAAACTTGGACTTTTCTTCGATGGTGCTTTTGTAGAGCACTCTGACATATCTTGGCTTGGAAATAACACGTCTAAATATAGTGCTGAAGATTGTACAGAGTGCTGGACTGTTTTAAGCACAAAGAACTTTGGAGCTGTACATAAAGTACCACAGGAACACATACCTCCATCAAAGGAAAAGGAGGTAACACATCTCCTGCTAAATGGCTTTGCTGATGTTACTGGATGGAATCGAAAAAACATAACACCTTGCTTTACCAGAGTACAGTTGTGGGGAGCTGCAAATCCCCTGAATGTCCTACAGGGGGAAGGATGTGTTTTTCAGGCCAGTCATAACATTGGAATTTGTGGGGACTGGCTAGTTAGTCCTTGTGTGGAAGGTGCGGCCCTGAGTGGCTTAAATCTAGCTGAAGTTATCAGTaagcattttaaaggggaaagaaaAGATGTGGGCTTGACGATCCCTCTAGTTCCTAAAGAGTCCAAAGCCATAGGGGCATTTCCCACAAACAAAAGTTTGTTGTTTAAGCCTGCAGTGTGA